Sequence from the Christiangramia fulva genome:
AGAATTGTCATTTTGCACCTGGGCTGCCAGGCTTTCGTTTAAGGTTTCAGCCTGGCTGATGATAGCATCAAACTGAGCGTTGATCTGGCTGGCAAGGTTTTCGGTTTCCATGGCAGGCTGCATATAATTGATATACTGGCTGAAGCTTTTTCCAGTTTCACTGCTTCCAAAATGTTTTCCGTTAAAGAAATCCTGAACGCTCTCGAGCGCTTTGATATATAAGGCTCTTGAAAAGTCTTCAGAATAATAAGCTTCCACATTTCCAGGAGAAGGGGTTCCCGTAAAGGCACCCGCAGGAAAACCAATTTTACCAGAGCGGATAAATTTTTCGAAATACATGATATAATCATTGGTAAACTTATCGATACTTCCAGTGCTGGAAGAGCTGGTGTTGTTCACGAACTGATCTCTGAAATCGCCCTGCCATGAAGAATTCACTTCTGCAGTAAGAGAATTGATACGTGAAGCGAGATTTTCCAGATAGGTTTTATAATCTTCAGAAGCATATTTAGCGGCGATCTCAGCATCGGTCTCACCAAGACCGTTGATCATATAATCCAGGGCCGGAAATCCCTGCTGATCGTATGCGTTAACCGAAGTAAGATCATAATCTCCCGCGATATTAGCTTCGATAGCCGAAGCATCGGCAGGATAGGTATTTAAGAAATGACGGAAATTGATCTCCATTGCCTTGCCAATTTCAAACATAGACACTGTTTGAAAATCAAGATAAGCTGTTTCAAAAGCGGCACGAAGTTCTGCTAGATTCGCTTCGGAAGGATCACTGGTAAAAGCAGTGGTTTTATCCTCAAGATCTTGGGTTGAATTTTTAAAATTCGAAAACGCGGGGATGATGATATTATCGGCCCAGTTGGCGAGCATTCCCTGACGATCGAAATTATTAGGATTAATACTGCCGCCTTCATCGTCTTTTGAACAGGCCGCAAAAACCAGAGTAAATACCAATAAAATTCCTGTGATTCTTTTCATTCTTCTTTATTTGTGATCGCAAAGGATCAATTCTTTATTTAGACTCGTTTAAAATAATTTCGGCAAATATAAGAATGCGAATAAATCAGTACAACATTATTTAGATTAATTTTAAATAAAGTTTATTAATAGAAGTTTTTAAAGCGATAAATACTCCTAATAATAAGCAGCGAAAATTTTGGAAGCCTCATTATAAGCCGATTCAAAACTGGTCATTTTGATATGAGTTTCGGCTTTCGCTTTATTAAAGTAAGAAAGCATTTTTTCGGAGGGCATATTCCCGGTAAGTTCATCCTTGGCCATCGGGCAGCCTCCAAAACCCTGTATGGCGCCATCAAAACGTCGGCAACCGGCCTTATAAGCCGCGTCGATCTTTTCATGCCAGCTCGAAGGTGTGGTATGAAGGTGCGCACCAAATTCAATTTCGGGATATTTGGGAATGAGGTTCGAAAACAGATAATCTATAATCTCAGGTGTTGAACTTCCCACGGTATCGGAAAGCGAGAGTATCTTCACCCCCATTTTCGAGAGTTTTTCGGTCCACTCCCCTACGATCTCCACATTCCATGGATCTCCATAAGGATTTCCGAAACCCATACTGAGATAGGCTACCACCTCTTTATTCGATTTTTCAGCGATATTGAGAATTTCCTGAAGCACTTCTACCGATTCCGCGATGGTCTTATGCGTATTCCGCATCTGGAAGTTTTCAGAAATCGAAAATGGATATCCCAGGTAATCTATCTCCTCGAATTTGGAAGCATCATCGGCGCCTCTGGTATTGGCAACGATGGCCAGAAGTTTGCTCCTGGTTTTGGAAAGATCAAGTTTAGAAAGTACTTCGGCAGTATCACGCATTTGCGGGATGGCTTTTGGAGACACAAAACTTCCGAAATCTATGGTGTCAAATCCGCAGCGCAATAAAGACTGAATGTAGCGGGCCTTTTCCTGAGTGGGAATAAAATCCCTGATTCCCTGCATGGCATCACGCGGACATTCGATAAGCTTGATCTCTGTCATACGCCCAAAGATAGTATTTTAAAGAAAATGGAAAAAGGCCTGGTTTTTATTGAAAATGCAAAAATTTCCAAAAGCTTTCTTTCTGAAGCAATGAAGAATTCGCAAGAGATTATTTCAGAATTAATACCGCAATTAAGATGAAAATGACGATTTGCATCCATTTAAGGAAATAACCCGATTTGGGATGCGATTTTATAAAAACCGAAATCTTATCGGCCAATAGCGCCACAATTGAAAAGATCAACAAAGCCTGCAGCATAAAAATGATTCCCAGGATATAGAACTGCATGACGGTGTTTCCTTCAGGTTCCCACAGAAAACCAGGGAAAAAAGCCAGGAAGAATATGCCCACTTTCGGGTTGAGCACATTCATGATAAATCCCTGCCGGTATAAAGACCAGAGACTTTTATTTTTTATTCCTTCCGAAGAAAAGGCGATCTCGGGATTGCTTTTATACACCTGCCAGGCGAGATATAGCAAATACCCTGCGCCAAAGATTTTAATGATCAGAAAAACATTTTCTGATTGCCTGATGATCGCGGAAACTCCGAAAGCAACAAGGCTGGTGTGAACAAGGATCCCGCTTACGAGGCCTGTAGCCGTTACAATTCCCTGTTTCGCATTATAAGCAATGGATCGAACCAGCACATAAATAATGTCCGGCCCTGGTGCCAGGGTTAATAAAATTGAAGCGGTCAAAAACGGAATTAACTGGTCGGCCATCTATCCATTTAAAATTTTAAATCCCTTTCTTAAGAATTTCCTGGTTGATCCTTTTGATCAAAGCAGGTCCTTCATAGATGAATCCGGTATAGAGTTGAACCAGGCTTGCACCGGCTTCCAGTTTTTCAATGGCATCTTCGGGGGTATGAATTCCTCCTACGCCGATAATCGGAAAAGCCTTATTGCTTTTTTCAGATAGGAACCTGATCACTTCGGTTGATCGTTTGGTCAAAGGTTTTCCGCTGAGTCCGCCGGTTTCATTTTTATTTTCAGAATGAATTCCTTCCCTTGAAATAGTTGTATTTGTTGCGATCACTCCGGCGATACCGGTTCCTTTTACAATTTCGATGATGTCCAAAAGTTGCTCATCGGTAAGATCGGGAGCAATTTTTAATAATATCGGTTTCGGTTTCGCTTTTTGATCATTTTTCTGTTGCAGGCTATTCAAAAGTTTCTTTAGCGGCTCCTTTCCCTGAAGTTCACGCAGATTCGGCGTATTGGGGGAACTCACATTCACCACAAAATAATCTACTTGATCAAAGAGTTTTTCGAAGCTGTAGAGATAATCATCAACCGCATTTTCATTGGGAGTGACCTTATTTTTTCCAATATTTCCACCGATCAGTACATCGGTGTTTTTTCTAAGGCGTTCCACCATTTTTTCAACACCCTCATTATTAAAACCCATCCGGTTGATGATCGCGGAATCTTCAGGCAAACGGAAGAGTCTTTTCTTTTCATTCCCCGGCTGTGGTTTTGGCGTAACCGTGCCCACTTCAATAAATCCGAATCCAAGGGCCGAAAGTTCTTTATAGAGTTTCGCGTCTTTGTCAAATCCCGCAGCAAGACCCACCGGATTAGGAAATTTTAACCCAAAAACCTCTCTTTCCAGGCGTTTATCCTGCAGAAGGAATTTTGATTTCAGAAAATCTATAGCTCCGGGAATCCGGCAGAAACTCTTTAAAAAATCAAAAGTAAAATAATGTACTTTTTCAGGATCAAATTTGAAAAGTAAGGGACGAATTAGCGATTTATACATTCCGGGCTGGTTTCTGCAAAAATAGGTTAAAATATATTTTCAGAAAACCCTGTGAAATCTGCAAAAAATAACCGGCCCGATTTGTAAAAACAAATCAGGCCGGTTTATCATATTAAATAATTTTATTTTTCCTTAAAGGGAAATGCTAAGCCTTGCAAAAAGAAATCTCCCTCCAATCCCAAACTGCTGTGATCTCCTGGACCAGTCAAATCTTCCACCACTTCGGTTTCCATACTGTTCCTCTGCTCTGTCTGGATAAATATCAAAAATATTATTGGCTCCGGCGGTTAACCTTAGAGCATCTGTGACTTTATATCCAATTGAAAAATCTGTTACCAGTTTAGAACCAAAAACCTGTTGACTTTCAGGAGTGGTCGCGGCTTCGGTCACTTCTCCAAAGAAAACATTTCGTAAAAAGAAATTAAATTTATTCAGCGCCAAACTATTTGTCAAGTTAATCTTGGTTCTGGGTACCGCTTCTTCCAAATAAATACGGCTATCTTCAGGAAAATAAGTATTCACCAATCCAGCACGTTCCAATTGTGGAGAAGCTTTGATATCACCCACCTGTTTCGTTTTAGAAAGTGTAGCGGCAAGATCAGATTTCAACTGGACATTCTGTGAAAAGAACGCTTTATGCGTTAGTACCAGGTCTAAACCTTTAGATTCGGTATCGATCGCATTTGCGAAAAAAGAGGCCGCAGTAGCATTGGCCTGAGACAATAGATTATCGAGTTCAGTACCTGTTCCGGGGCCCTGAAACTGGCCGGTATAAACAATGCGGTTATCAATTGCCACAAAATATCCGTCAACAGTCAAGGTTATATTGGCCTCGGGCATACTGGCAGTAAAACCAAGACTTATGCTTTTTGAAGTCTCTTCTTTAAGTTTTGGGATTCCAAGAAGCTGAGCAGGCCTGCTGTCATTTGAAAATGTACCTACTTCTTGTGGATCACCATTATTATCAAAAATTGTTGAAGTTGAATTAAAATACAATTGATGCAATGAAGGAGCTCTAAAACCGGTATTGGCCGCACCTCTTATATTGATATTGTCGGTAAGCTTATATCTCGAAGATACTTTAAAATTAATGGTAGAGCCGAAATCGGAATAATTTTCAAAGCGGGAAGCAAAAGTAAGAAGGAAAGCCTTGGTAAAATCTGCTTCAATATCGAAATATCCGGCTATACTACTACGCTGTCTCGATAGTTCATTTTTTGGGCTAAACCCTGGAAAAACCTGAGATCCTCCTGGCCTTGGATTTCCAAAAAAGTCGGTTGCAGGCATTTGATCTGCCCTTGTAACAACATCTCCATTTTGAGTATACTGCTCGTAAGAGGCTTTTTCTCCGGCATAAATTTCATAGGTTTCTAATCGATATTCTGCCCCAAAAGCGACATTCAGGTCTTCAAAAATATTATCATATAATTGAGAAACATCGAGGTTGGTGGTATTTTGCGCGAAAGAAAATCCGCCAGCATCAAAACTTGTCGGGCTGGCCCTTTGCAAGGAGGCATTGGAGGTATTTGAAATTAAATACAGGAATTCATTTTTCCCCCAGGTATTACTAAAATCTACATCCCATTCTCCCACAGTACCACGAATTCCCACAGCGAGTGACTTATCGTTTATCTTTGAATTTATTTCAGGTAAAAACCCGTTTATATATATTGGAGTATAGGTTCTGCTTTGATTGGGCAGACGATAGAATCCGGCAGAATTTCCTTTCCGGGAACTCATACCTGCAAAAGAATATAACTCGGTCCCTGCATCGTCAATGGGAAGAGACATATTTGCAAAAAGTCTTCCGCCTCGAAGTGCAGACTGGCCTACCCTCATATTAAAGTCACTTCGGTTAAGATTTCTGGCATCAAGTTCATTTTCGGTGACATTCAAATCGAGAAGAGATTGCAAGGCTGCCCTGTCTTCGGCATTAGCGATATCATTTTTGAAAGAATCATCGAAATAAGAAACATTTTGGGCAAACTGTTTTATTTGTTCGTTGCTCAGATTGGCAATATCTGCGCCTGCATTTGAAGCAACCCTTTCCACCGCGTTGTACGCATTAAAAATACTGCCTTCCCATTCTTTCATTCGGTTATAATCTTCGCGATAATCAAAATCTCCTGCAAAGGTTATAGAACCACCGTTATCTCCCAATTTAATTCCATAGCTTGCGGCCACATTCACGGTTTCACCATCTACTCCGCCGGTTTGTTCATTGGCATTTTTTGTAAAATTAGCTCCCGTGGTGACATCGAAATTTAGCTTATCAACATCGTCTTTAAGAACAATATTTATTACTCCCGCAATAGCATCAGAACCATACTGAGCAGCCGCACCATCGCGCAGCACCTCAATTCTTCCTATAGCCGCGGCCGGGATTGCATTTAAATCAGTCCCCACACTTCCACGACCGAAAGTTCCATTTACATTGATTAAAGAGGAATTATGTCTTCGTTTACCATTTATAAGCACAAGAACCTGATCAGGTCCCAAACCCCTTAGAGAAGCAGGATCTATATGATCTGTTCCATCTGAGATTGTTTGAGTATTTGAAGAAAAGGAAGGTGCTACATAATTCAGCATCTGATTTAGGTTCACCTGAGGTACTTCCTGACTAATTTCACTCACATTCAGTACATCTACAGGAACTGAAGATTCAGTAACTGTTCGTGCCCGATTTCGCGAACCCACCAGAACTACTTCATTAAGAGCCATCCCCGCAACCAGGGTGACGTTTATTACCTCACGATCTACTTCAATTTGACGCGGCTCAAAACCTACAAAAGTAAAAACCAGGGTTTGACCCAGTGACGCATCAATTGAGTAATGGCCGTCAAAATCGGTTACCGTTCCTTTATTTGTTCCTTTTACAGCAACAGATACTCCCGGCAGAGGCTGGGATTGTTCATCTACCACTGTACCTTTAACTTCGGTGATTTGTGCCTGCGTTAGCCACCCTACAAGGAGCATACAGACCATTAAAAAGTAATTTTTTTTCATATTTCTTTTGGTTTTAAGCGCATAAGGTAAATATAATTTTGCGTTATTAACCAAATTTTGAATAATAACTAAAGAAATATGGTATTCAGTGAAAATTTTTTAATCACTTATTTCTGGATAATATCTAAAAAAATTTAATCGACTATTGCGGGGGTTTTTCAGAAACCAACCGCAGTGTCGTCTCCCCTTCTATCGGCACCACCTTCCATACGCCCATCGGGAAGCACCAGGATAGCATCGACCTTCCCGATGACCGTAGATTCCCCAACATTGATATTATACCCTTTTTCCTGCAGAGAATTAAGCAGTTTTTCATCAAAACCTTCAGGTTCGAACAATATTTCGTCTGGCAACCATTGATGATGAAAGCGTGGGGCATCTACCGCCTCCTGCATGGTCACGCCAAATTCTTTTACATTAAGGATCGTCTGCAAAACTGAAGTAATAATGGTCGAACCTCCGGGAGAACCCAACACCATCCATAATTTATCGTTTTTCTCCACAATGGTGGGGGTCATAGAACTCAACATTTTCTTACCGGGTGCTATAGAATTGGCTTCAGCTCCAATAAGGCCGAACATATTTGGAAAACCGGGTTTAGCGCTGAAATCATCCATTTCATTATTAAGAAAAAATCCTAATTCGGGCACAAAAAGTTTTGAACCATAGGCGCCGTTTAAGGTTGTCGTCGCTGCGATGGCATTTCCATATTGGTCTACGATAGAATAATGAGTGGTTTCCATACTTTCATAACCGGCAATTTCTCCATGTTCTACTTCAGAAGAAGGGGTAGCTTTGGTAAAGCTAAATTTATCCATCCTGTTTTTTAAATAGGAATCACTTAGCAATGTATCTGTTGGAATATTCACAAAATCTGGATCTCCAAGATAGTAACTGCGATCAGCGTACGCCCTTCGCTCCGCTTCGGTTAAAACCTGTATGGTTTTTTCCGAATTATGGCCAAATTCCTTCAAAGGAAAAGGTTCCACCATCTTCAGTATTTGTCCAAGCACGATTCCCCCGCTAGAAGGAGGCGGCATGGAGATCAGTTTCAAATCTTTATATTTAACGCTAATTGGATCTCTCCATTGAGCACGGTATTCGGCGAGATCTTCCATGGTCATGATCCCACCGTGAGCCTGGAGATAATTGACCAATTCCCGGCCTATGGAACCATTATAAAATTCTTTCCTTCCATTTTCCGCAATTTGCTGTAAAGTATTTGCCAGTTCTAAATTATGAATGGTGTCTCCAGCCATATAAGCTTTTGAAAAGAGAATACTATCGTTGTTAACCTTAAGGAAAAGTTCCCGATATTTTTGAAGATTCTCTGCCTGATGTTCTGTCACCACAAAACCTCTTTTGGCAAGAGCGATCACTGGTTTAAGTATCTCGGGCATTGGAAGGGAACCAAATTTTTCATGGACTGCAAATATTCCGGCAACAGTTCCTGGAACGCCCACGGCGAGACCGCCTATTTTACTTTTTTCTGAAATAACATTTCCTTCAGCATCCTGGTACATTCTTTTAGAAGCTGCCAACGGTGCTTTTTCCCTATAATCTAGTGAACCTGTACTGCCATCAGCTTTCCGATAGACCATAAAACCTCCACCTCCCAGGTTTCCTGCAAAGGGATAGGCTACTGCAAGGGCCATTTCTGTAGCTATCATGGCGTCAAATGCATTTCCTCCTTTGCGAAGTATTGAAAGGCCAATTCTGGAAGCCTCTTCCCGCGCCGAAACTACCATTGCCTTATTGGCAATAAGTCCAGTATTCTTATCCTTTTTCTCTGAAACACCTTTTACGGCTGGTTGACAGGAAATAAGGCTTATTAAAAAAAGGAGAATTAGTTTTTTCATAAGTTTAAGAGAAAGAATTATGGGTTAATCTATATTTGTTGTTGGCATTAAAAACTTGAAAAGTAGCCTATATTTTTTTCTAAAAAAAATCTAATAATGTTCAGAAAAGACAGGATCATAGACCGTTTCTTCGGCTATGTAAAAATAGATACCCAAAGCGATCCCAAAAGCAACTCCACTCCGAGTACCGAAAAACAGTGGGATCTTGCCAACAAACTGGTAACAGAATTAAAGGAAATCGGGATGCAGGAGGTGAGCATCGACGAGAATGCCTATGTAATGGCCAGCCTTCCGGCAAATGTTTCACACAAAGTGCCCGTAATAGGCTTTGTTGCCCATTTTGACACCACACCCGATTTTACGGGTACCAATGTGAATCCGCAGATCGTAGAAAATTATGACGGTGGTGATATTCTGCTGAATGAAGAAAAAAACATTATCCTTTCCCCTGAATATTTTGAAGATCTCATTCAGTATAAAGGCCAGACACTCATCACCACTGATGGAACCACTCTTCTCGGAGCCGATGATAAAGCTGGCATTACCGAGATCATGACGGCGATGGAATACCTTATAGATAATCCTGAAATTCCACACGGCACTATCAAAGTTTGCTTTACTCCCGATGAAGAAATTGGTCGCGGCGCCCATAAATTCGATGTGCAAAAGTTTGGCGCAGAATGGGCGTATACTATGGACGGCAGCCAGATTGGTGAACTGGAATTTGAAAATTTCAATGCGGCCGGCGCAGTAGTCACCGTTGAAGGGAAAAGCGTGCATCCCGGTTATGCCAAAGACAAGCTCGTCAATAGTATGTATATCGCGCAGGATTTTATCAATTCACTGCCGAGGCTGGAAACTCCTGAACATACCGAAGGCCGACAAGGTTTTTTCCACTTAACCAATATCCATGGGAATGTTGAGGAAACGGTTTTGGAATATATTATAAGGGATCATGATAAAAAGCATTTTGAGGCGAGAAAGAAGATGATGAAAGATCTGGTTGCAGAAATTTGCAAGCAATATGAACGGGAATGCGTAAAAATTGAGATAAAAGATCAGTATTTTAATATGAAGGAAAAGGTGGAGCCGGTAATGCAGATCGTTGAAATCGCTGAAGAAGCCATGAAAGAGCTTCATATAAAACCCATTATCAAACCTATTCGTGGCGGTACCGATGGAGCTCAACTGAGTTTTATGGGTCTTCCCTGCCCTAATATCTTTGCCGGCGGCCATAATTTCCACGGAAAATATGAATATGTCCCTGTAGAAAGTATGCAGAAAGCGACCGAAGTAATTGTGAAAATCGCTGAAATGACCGCCAATAAATATAAAAAGTAGGTATAACTACAAATTTAGACCTTCCAGGTTTTTAAAACCTGGAAGGTCTCCAAAACTCATTAAAATAATGGCTGTTTCCAAAGTTGAAGAATATATCGACAAACATCCTAAATGGAAGAAACAACTTTGGCAGTTACACGAAATGATACTCACTACCGAACTCGAGCCCGCTATAAAATGGGGCGGTCCTGTATATACTCTAAACGGGAAAAACGTGCTGGGCATTGGGGCTTTTAAAAATCACTTCGGAATCTGGTTCTTTAACGGAGCTTTACTAAAAGAAAACACTTCCTTACTCGTCAATGCCCAGGAAGGAAAAACCAAAGCCCTGAGGCAAATTAGATTTGAAGAGGGAGACGAGTTAAAGGTTTCCATTTTATTGCCTTACATACAGGAAGCCATTCAGAATCAAAGTGAAGGAAAAGAAGTAAAACCCGTAAGGAGCAAAAAAATTGAAATTCCCGCCCTGCTTTCTGAAGCCATGAAAAAAGACCCGGAGGTAAAGTCCGGTTTTGAGGCGATGTCACCGGGTTGTAAAAGGGAATATGCCGAATATATTTCTGAAGCGAAAAGGGAAGAAACAAAATTACGCCGGCTGGAAAAGATCATCCCAATGATCAAAAGCAAAAAAGGACTCAACGACAAGTACAAATACTAAAAAAAAGCGGCCCGAAAGCCGCTTTAATTTTTTCAAAATTCTTTATTCTTATTTTTTGGCCTTTGCAGGTTCATTTAATTTTTGAGTCATTTCCATAGAAATGGAAGAACGGTCAAAAGTGATTTTTCCCGCGCCGGTTTCAATGATCACCGCATTATTCTTTTCGCTGAAATCGATAATTTTGCCATGCATTCCGCTTTTTGTGACCACACGGTCTCCTTTTTTAAGTTCGGCAGCAAAATTCTTTTCCTGTTTAGCTTTTTTCATCTGCGGGCGTATCATAAAAAAATACACTACCGCAAACATCAAAATAATCGGTGCAAACTGTGATAATTTATCCATATATGCTTTTAGCTGGCTTTATTGGTTCCTTCAGGTTCCACAAAAGCCTTGATCTTAATTTGTTCTTTTCCAGATTCGGTATTGGCAGAAAGAGTTACTGTTTTAGTAACCTGGCCGTTTCCTGATCCGTTGTATTTTACGAGTAATTCACCAGTTTCTCCGGGAGCAATAGTCTCGTTTTTAGGATAGGTTGGAACAGTACAACCGCAGGAGCTGGTGGCATTGGTGATTACAAGAGGCGCTCTCCCCGTATTGGTAAACTGAAAAGTATGTTGTACAGGAGTTCCTTTTGTAATGTTTCCAAAATCATATTCGGTTTCATCAAAAGTGATTTCAGGATAAACGTTTTCCTTAGCATCACGTTCAGCTGCTGTTTCTACATTTTCAGCTTTAACCTTGTCTGAAGCATTATTGTCTTTACAACCTGTAAAAACCAAACCTCCGACAACTGCAAACATTAAAATTGCTTTTTTCATCGTTAAAGTTATTTTTTATTTTAAGGCCTAAAATTAATAAAATTTCCTGATTACATCAGGCCACGGCCGCTTTTATTTAATTTATCATCAACTTTATACTCTTTTGACAATTTGTCGAGCAGGCCATTGATGAAAATGCTGCTTTTTGGAGTGCTGTATTCCTTGGCTATTTCAAGGTATTCATTAATAGTTACTTTCACCGGAATGCTTGGGAATTTCAGAAATTCACAAATAGCCATTTTTATAAGTACCATATCCACCTCGGCAATACGGTCTTTGTCCCAGTTTGGTGTTCTTCCCAGCATTTCCTGTTCCAGTTCCTCGCTATTGAGATAGGTTTTTCTGAATAATTTTATTGCAAATTCACGGTCTTCCTCATTCTTGAACAAACTGGTGATCTTCTTCTTTTTCCCGGATGGTTCTTTGAGCTTCTGAAGCATTTTCAAAATAGCGGTGTTCACCAAAGGAAGATCATCAAGCCAGGTAAGTTTAATATCTTCAAGATATTCGTAAAGCTTTTCGTTTGGAGCGATATACTTCTTGAAGATGGTGATAATAAAATCTTTATCTTCTTTAAAATCATTGTCCCGGGTACGCATATATTCCTCGTACTCCATACTGCTCCTTATCTCATTCCAGATAATTGCCGCATATTCATCATCATGCTTCCACTGGTTGATCTTATGTTTTTCAAGAGCATGTTGTAAACTCTCATTTTCATTGAGAATTTCAAAAATTTTATTATTCAAAAATTTCCTGTTGGGATCTTTCTCTTCGCTGGTGGCGAGATGTTTTTGCTGAGATTTTTCTAAAAAAGTTTCGGCGTGTTCCCTGATCTCTGTGATCAGGCTAAGTTGAAGCAGGAAAAGATCATACATTTCTTCCATGCTTTTTACGAGGAATTTCTCTTCCGTGGCAAGCTTATCATTCTGGCTTTGGTTAAAGGCGTACAAAGACTGCATTACTTTAACCCTGATATGTCTTCTTGTCAACATAATTGTAAAAGAACTTTTTTAGAAATTAGAAAGGGCGAAAGAAAAACTTTCGCCCTGCAAAAATATCAATTTATTGGAATTGACTAATTCAAATGTTGATTTTTTCTGTCGGCAATTCGTTGTTTCGCGATCTGCAGTGCGGCAAAATGAGTGGTCATGTCTTCCCTGGCCGCCTTTTCAAGGATTTGCAGGGTGGTATTATAAATATT
This genomic interval carries:
- a CDS encoding TonB-dependent receptor produces the protein MKKNYFLMVCMLLVGWLTQAQITEVKGTVVDEQSQPLPGVSVAVKGTNKGTVTDFDGHYSIDASLGQTLVFTFVGFEPRQIEVDREVINVTLVAGMALNEVVLVGSRNRARTVTESSVPVDVLNVSEISQEVPQVNLNQMLNYVAPSFSSNTQTISDGTDHIDPASLRGLGPDQVLVLINGKRRHNSSLINVNGTFGRGSVGTDLNAIPAAAIGRIEVLRDGAAAQYGSDAIAGVINIVLKDDVDKLNFDVTTGANFTKNANEQTGGVDGETVNVAASYGIKLGDNGGSITFAGDFDYREDYNRMKEWEGSIFNAYNAVERVASNAGADIANLSNEQIKQFAQNVSYFDDSFKNDIANAEDRAALQSLLDLNVTENELDARNLNRSDFNMRVGQSALRGGRLFANMSLPIDDAGTELYSFAGMSSRKGNSAGFYRLPNQSRTYTPIYINGFLPEINSKINDKSLAVGIRGTVGEWDVDFSNTWGKNEFLYLISNTSNASLQRASPTSFDAGGFSFAQNTTNLDVSQLYDNIFEDLNVAFGAEYRLETYEIYAGEKASYEQYTQNGDVVTRADQMPATDFFGNPRPGGSQVFPGFSPKNELSRQRSSIAGYFDIEADFTKAFLLTFASRFENYSDFGSTINFKVSSRYKLTDNINIRGAANTGFRAPSLHQLYFNSTSTIFDNNGDPQEVGTFSNDSRPAQLLGIPKLKEETSKSISLGFTASMPEANITLTVDGYFVAIDNRIVYTGQFQGPGTGTELDNLLSQANATAASFFANAIDTESKGLDLVLTHKAFFSQNVQLKSDLAATLSKTKQVGDIKASPQLERAGLVNTYFPEDSRIYLEEAVPRTKINLTNSLALNKFNFFLRNVFFGEVTEAATTPESQQVFGSKLVTDFSIGYKVTDALRLTAGANNIFDIYPDRAEEQYGNRSGGRFDWSRRSQQFGIGGRFLFARLSISL
- a CDS encoding imelysin family protein, with the translated sequence MKRITGILLVFTLVFAACSKDDEGGSINPNNFDRQGMLANWADNIIIPAFSNFKNSTQDLEDKTTAFTSDPSEANLAELRAAFETAYLDFQTVSMFEIGKAMEINFRHFLNTYPADASAIEANIAGDYDLTSVNAYDQQGFPALDYMINGLGETDAEIAAKYASEDYKTYLENLASRINSLTAEVNSSWQGDFRDQFVNNTSSSSTGSIDKFTNDYIMYFEKFIRSGKIGFPAGAFTGTPSPGNVEAYYSEDFSRALYIKALESVQDFFNGKHFGSSETGKSFSQYINYMQPAMETENLASQINAQFDAIISQAETLNESLAAQVQNDNSKMLAAFDELQKAVVLLKVDMIQVLYIGVDYVDSDGD
- a CDS encoding LysE family translocator, giving the protein MADQLIPFLTASILLTLAPGPDIIYVLVRSIAYNAKQGIVTATGLVSGILVHTSLVAFGVSAIIRQSENVFLIIKIFGAGYLLYLAWQVYKSNPEIAFSSEGIKNKSLWSLYRQGFIMNVLNPKVGIFFLAFFPGFLWEPEGNTVMQFYILGIIFMLQALLIFSIVALLADKISVFIKSHPKSGYFLKWMQIVIFILIAVLILK
- a CDS encoding quinone-dependent dihydroorotate dehydrogenase gives rise to the protein MYKSLIRPLLFKFDPEKVHYFTFDFLKSFCRIPGAIDFLKSKFLLQDKRLEREVFGLKFPNPVGLAAGFDKDAKLYKELSALGFGFIEVGTVTPKPQPGNEKKRLFRLPEDSAIINRMGFNNEGVEKMVERLRKNTDVLIGGNIGKNKVTPNENAVDDYLYSFEKLFDQVDYFVVNVSSPNTPNLRELQGKEPLKKLLNSLQQKNDQKAKPKPILLKIAPDLTDEQLLDIIEIVKGTGIAGVIATNTTISREGIHSENKNETGGLSGKPLTKRSTEVIRFLSEKSNKAFPIIGVGGIHTPEDAIEKLEAGASLVQLYTGFIYEGPALIKRINQEILKKGI
- a CDS encoding hydroxymethylglutaryl-CoA lyase; the encoded protein is MTEIKLIECPRDAMQGIRDFIPTQEKARYIQSLLRCGFDTIDFGSFVSPKAIPQMRDTAEVLSKLDLSKTRSKLLAIVANTRGADDASKFEEIDYLGYPFSISENFQMRNTHKTIAESVEVLQEILNIAEKSNKEVVAYLSMGFGNPYGDPWNVEIVGEWTEKLSKMGVKILSLSDTVGSSTPEIIDYLFSNLIPKYPEIEFGAHLHTTPSSWHEKIDAAYKAGCRRFDGAIQGFGGCPMAKDELTGNMPSEKMLSYFNKAKAETHIKMTSFESAYNEASKIFAAYY
- the ggt gene encoding gamma-glutamyltransferase, which encodes MKKLILLFLISLISCQPAVKGVSEKKDKNTGLIANKAMVVSAREEASRIGLSILRKGGNAFDAMIATEMALAVAYPFAGNLGGGGFMVYRKADGSTGSLDYREKAPLAASKRMYQDAEGNVISEKSKIGGLAVGVPGTVAGIFAVHEKFGSLPMPEILKPVIALAKRGFVVTEHQAENLQKYRELFLKVNNDSILFSKAYMAGDTIHNLELANTLQQIAENGRKEFYNGSIGRELVNYLQAHGGIMTMEDLAEYRAQWRDPISVKYKDLKLISMPPPSSGGIVLGQILKMVEPFPLKEFGHNSEKTIQVLTEAERRAYADRSYYLGDPDFVNIPTDTLLSDSYLKNRMDKFSFTKATPSSEVEHGEIAGYESMETTHYSIVDQYGNAIAATTTLNGAYGSKLFVPELGFFLNNEMDDFSAKPGFPNMFGLIGAEANSIAPGKKMLSSMTPTIVEKNDKLWMVLGSPGGSTIITSVLQTILNVKEFGVTMQEAVDAPRFHHQWLPDEILFEPEGFDEKLLNSLQEKGYNINVGESTVIGKVDAILVLPDGRMEGGADRRGDDTAVGF